In the genome of Nitrospira sp. MA-1, one region contains:
- the lon gene encoding endopeptidase La, giving the protein MDTPPEPENTLIVSLPLVPVKRTVLFPDTLVPFTIGRPRSIAAVEAAMNSEDKALVFATQRDSEKEEPGFDDLYRIGTKAVIKQMGKTPDGHLQVLAQGIERVVLLKQEQAEPHMIVRSRQLALSLESDLELEALHRELVELIGQLPELLTTQGVVELVAVLRAEKNPLSVAYRLVSLLNLNVERLQGLLEQSDAKEVLRQVYGALAHELHILKIRHEIASQAQAEIGKSQREYFLRQQLKEIQQELGDLETQPEDGEVGELKARIEKADLPEIVKTEATRELKRLVKLPPASPDHQVIRSYLELVLELPWNTLTEDHLDLTHVRTILDEDHYGIQDVKERILEHLAVLKLNPSAKAPILCLVGPPGVGKTSLGQSIARALERKFERLSLGGLHDEAELRGHRRTYVGAMPGRLIQALRRAGAKNPILMLDEVDKVGQDFRGDPASALLEILDPEQNHTFRDNYLDLPFDLSKVMFITTANSLDTISRPLLDRMEIIRLGGYSQQEKLEIANRYLWPRRLKEAGLESKPLTLEEQVIPHIIKRYTREAGVRQLEQMLGRLTRKVALKLAEHPPDQPEESLTITQSDLPEWLGIERFMPEEARKTLPLGVATGMAWTETGGDVLYVESALLPGGSDLTITGHIGDVMQESAQAARSYLWSRAESLGLDIAVFKQSGMHIHVPEGAIPKDGPSAGVTMASALASLLLKIPVRNDTAMTGEIGLTGLVLPVGGIKEKILAAHRVGLRRIVLPRANEKDLKDVPDAVRSELSVIFVESIEEALDAVLLEAPDIRGRQKNPPPTHPAGSEQKTVMGSR; this is encoded by the coding sequence ATGGATACTCCCCCAGAACCCGAGAATACACTCATCGTTTCCCTCCCGCTCGTCCCTGTCAAACGAACGGTCTTGTTCCCCGATACCCTTGTTCCCTTCACGATTGGCCGACCCCGCTCGATCGCGGCGGTGGAAGCCGCGATGAATTCGGAAGACAAAGCTCTGGTGTTCGCCACTCAGCGTGACTCTGAAAAGGAAGAACCCGGGTTCGATGACCTGTATCGCATTGGCACAAAGGCCGTCATCAAGCAAATGGGAAAAACTCCGGACGGCCATCTCCAGGTTCTCGCACAGGGCATCGAACGCGTCGTCCTACTCAAGCAGGAACAAGCCGAACCCCATATGATCGTTCGGTCCCGGCAACTGGCTCTCTCTCTTGAATCCGACCTGGAACTTGAAGCCTTGCATCGTGAACTGGTGGAACTCATTGGCCAATTACCGGAATTATTGACGACCCAAGGCGTAGTGGAATTGGTGGCGGTGCTTCGAGCAGAAAAAAATCCCCTTTCGGTGGCCTACCGGCTCGTGTCACTCCTCAACCTCAATGTGGAACGATTACAGGGACTTCTGGAGCAATCTGATGCTAAGGAGGTGCTTCGTCAGGTATACGGCGCGTTGGCACATGAACTCCATATCCTCAAAATTCGCCATGAAATCGCGAGCCAGGCCCAAGCGGAAATTGGAAAATCCCAACGGGAGTATTTCTTACGACAACAGTTAAAAGAAATTCAACAAGAACTCGGAGACTTGGAGACCCAACCTGAAGATGGGGAAGTGGGAGAATTAAAAGCCCGTATCGAGAAGGCTGATCTTCCTGAGATCGTCAAAACCGAAGCCACCAGAGAATTAAAGCGCCTGGTCAAGCTGCCTCCCGCCTCTCCGGATCATCAAGTCATTCGCAGCTATTTGGAATTGGTTCTGGAATTACCCTGGAACACCCTCACAGAAGACCATCTGGATTTGACTCACGTTCGGACGATTTTAGATGAAGATCATTACGGCATTCAGGATGTCAAAGAACGCATCCTTGAGCACCTGGCAGTGTTGAAGTTGAATCCGTCTGCGAAGGCTCCCATCCTGTGTTTGGTGGGACCTCCGGGAGTGGGGAAAACCAGCTTGGGGCAATCCATTGCCCGGGCCCTGGAAAGAAAGTTTGAACGCCTGAGTTTAGGGGGTCTCCATGATGAAGCCGAATTGCGTGGACATCGCCGGACCTATGTCGGAGCCATGCCCGGCCGTCTAATTCAAGCTCTCCGACGTGCCGGAGCAAAAAATCCGATCCTGATGCTGGACGAGGTCGATAAGGTCGGACAGGATTTTCGAGGAGACCCCGCCTCAGCCTTGTTAGAAATTCTTGACCCTGAGCAGAATCATACCTTCCGGGACAATTACTTAGATTTGCCCTTTGATCTCTCTAAGGTGATGTTTATCACCACGGCCAATTCCCTGGACACGATCTCCCGTCCTCTCTTGGATCGCATGGAAATCATACGTCTGGGAGGCTACAGTCAGCAGGAAAAACTTGAAATTGCCAATCGTTATTTGTGGCCTCGCCGCTTAAAAGAAGCCGGCTTGGAGTCCAAACCTCTGACGTTAGAGGAACAGGTGATTCCCCATATCATCAAACGATATACACGGGAGGCCGGCGTTCGCCAATTGGAACAGATGTTGGGACGGTTAACTCGTAAAGTGGCTTTGAAGCTGGCAGAACATCCGCCGGACCAGCCGGAAGAATCTCTCACAATTACCCAAAGCGACCTTCCGGAATGGTTAGGGATCGAACGATTTATGCCTGAGGAAGCCAGAAAGACATTGCCCCTCGGCGTAGCCACGGGAATGGCCTGGACAGAAACCGGCGGGGATGTCCTTTATGTAGAAAGTGCCCTTCTCCCGGGAGGGAGCGACCTCACCATTACGGGCCACATTGGCGATGTGATGCAGGAATCAGCCCAGGCGGCTCGGAGCTATCTCTGGTCGCGTGCCGAATCGCTGGGCTTGGATATTGCCGTGTTTAAGCAGAGCGGAATGCATATTCATGTACCGGAGGGTGCCATTCCTAAAGATGGACCATCCGCCGGTGTGACCATGGCCAGTGCTCTGGCTTCACTCCTACTGAAAATCCCGGTTAGGAACGATACGGCGATGACCGGAGAAATTGGGTTGACGGGATTGGTCCTGCCTGTGGGCGGGATTAAAGAAAAGATTCTGGCCGCACATAGGGTCGGGTTGCGCCGCATTGTCCTTCCTAGAGCTAACGAAAAGGATCTGAAAGATGTGCCTGACGCTGTGCGATCTGAGTTGTCCGTCATATTCGTGGAATCGATTGAAGAGGCCTTAGATGCTGTCCTGCTGGAGGCGCCGGACATTCGTGGGAGACAAAAGAACCCTCCGCCCACCCATCCTGCAGGGAGTGAACAGAAAACCGTCATGGGCAGTCGTTAA
- a CDS encoding TetR/AcrR family transcriptional regulator codes for MRSSPKRISGPVRKAKIIQSAASLFAKKGFSGTKTREIAQRAGVSEALIFKHFPSKEDLYAAILAEESPVPGLLSRVKSLAGEQKDVEVFSVIARTVVGGAPDSDLMRLILFSALENHEMSDMFFHNHIRVFYDFLAGYIQQRIEDGAFQPVQPLIAARAFMGMLIYHRLLTVLFQAQLPQTAEDISRTFVNIMMNGLKIPSPEGAARLSGQIKKPRKRTARKI; via the coding sequence ATGCGATCATCACCGAAACGAATATCCGGTCCGGTCCGGAAGGCCAAAATCATTCAATCGGCGGCCTCCTTATTTGCCAAAAAAGGCTTTAGCGGGACAAAGACCCGGGAGATTGCTCAGAGGGCAGGAGTAAGCGAAGCCCTTATTTTTAAACATTTTCCCAGTAAAGAAGATTTGTATGCGGCCATTCTTGCAGAGGAATCTCCCGTGCCGGGATTACTCTCCAGAGTGAAAAGTCTTGCTGGGGAACAAAAGGATGTTGAGGTGTTTTCCGTGATTGCCCGGACGGTGGTCGGAGGGGCTCCGGATTCCGATTTGATGCGGCTGATTTTATTTAGCGCACTGGAAAACCATGAGATGTCGGATATGTTTTTCCACAATCACATCCGAGTGTTTTATGATTTTTTGGCCGGCTACATTCAACAGCGCATAGAAGATGGGGCCTTTCAACCGGTTCAGCCCCTTATTGCTGCACGCGCCTTTATGGGCATGCTGATTTATCATCGGTTGTTGACGGTCCTATTTCAGGCTCAACTCCCTCAGACAGCTGAAGACATTTCCCGAACCTTTGTGAACATCATGATGAACGGACTTAAAATTCCTTCACCGGAAGGAGCCGCCCGCTTGTCAGGTCAAATAAAAAAACCCCGGAAGCGGACGGCACGGAAAATATGA
- a CDS encoding M48 family metallopeptidase yields the protein MAYPTEWKGSYYDGQSAVPQHVTISVTAVGLSLHFADHTHTTWNYHELRQTQGRYSGEEVRFERGTGIGETLVIPGPNILLAIHEHGGSDTKHFHHPHTRGTRVYWTVLAALASIPIVYGIFIWGIPLLAQPITAAIPISWEIQLGQYVQQEVTAGKPVCQNPKLIHAVESILTALTDSIDRPPYRFQVTVVDSPVVNAMAAPGGYVLVFRGLLQDTGSPEEFAGVLAHEIQHVLLRHTMHLIVRHVSMAFVIAALSGDASGIVAYALQAAQTLQTLSYSRDAENQADEQGFQLLQQSKINPEGMITFFAKLGKEQPGNDVFRYLSTHPETQDRLAHLKSLLPPGSMTYRTFPFQSEWSDITTYCK from the coding sequence ATGGCATACCCCACAGAATGGAAAGGGTCTTATTATGACGGACAATCGGCAGTTCCCCAGCATGTCACCATCTCCGTGACAGCTGTCGGCCTAAGTCTTCACTTTGCTGACCACACACACACGACATGGAACTACCATGAACTTCGCCAAACCCAGGGGCGCTACTCCGGAGAAGAAGTACGATTCGAGCGAGGGACAGGAATTGGCGAAACCCTGGTCATCCCCGGCCCCAATATTCTGCTGGCGATTCATGAGCATGGCGGATCGGACACCAAGCATTTCCATCATCCCCACACGCGAGGTACACGCGTGTACTGGACAGTGCTTGCCGCACTCGCCAGCATCCCCATCGTGTATGGCATCTTTATCTGGGGGATTCCCTTATTGGCTCAGCCAATCACCGCCGCCATTCCGATTTCCTGGGAAATTCAGTTGGGACAATATGTTCAACAGGAAGTCACAGCCGGAAAACCGGTTTGCCAGAATCCGAAACTGATCCACGCGGTCGAATCAATATTGACGGCCCTGACCGATTCCATCGACCGCCCCCCCTATCGATTTCAGGTGACCGTGGTGGATAGCCCCGTCGTCAACGCCATGGCGGCTCCGGGCGGGTATGTCCTGGTCTTTCGTGGTCTTCTGCAGGACACCGGTTCTCCAGAAGAATTCGCGGGAGTCCTGGCTCATGAAATTCAACACGTTCTGCTTCGACACACCATGCACCTTATCGTCAGGCATGTATCGATGGCTTTCGTCATCGCCGCGCTCAGCGGGGATGCCAGCGGCATAGTGGCCTATGCACTCCAAGCCGCCCAAACGCTTCAAACCCTGTCCTATAGCCGTGACGCCGAAAACCAGGCCGATGAACAGGGATTCCAATTATTACAGCAGTCGAAGATTAATCCCGAGGGGATGATCACCTTTTTCGCCAAACTTGGAAAAGAACAACCTGGGAACGACGTCTTTCGCTATCTTTCGACTCATCCGGAGACCCAAGACCGGCTAGCCCACCTGAAGTCTTTGCTGCCACCAGGCTCCATGACCTATCGAACCTTCCCGTTTCAATCTGAGTGGTCTGACATCACCACATACTGCAAGTGA
- a CDS encoding YjgN family protein: protein MFWGRGRTLFGIFIVNTFFTLLTLGLYSFWRRVRIRQFLSSQTSFAHTRFSYHGTPQELLKGWSKAFLIFGLPYALLSLVPLIWDQIPIWIPNALAATMALCFIPVAVVGSHRYRLSRTSLGTIRFSFRGHVKAYMKIWILGTVLTLLTAGIYYPFFENARRKFLVTHTYFGNRPFTYFGTGSGLLKIYAKALALSILIVITLIGTSAGPEGLSVFAQWPSGGWRDLLFNSIFITGILTLLLPWFYLQVAKQRYQWNHSDFGDAHFQFSASTWNLVELRMTNFFILILTFGLAWPWVQVRNLQFLYYHLTLQGPLDFQRIEQEALDASPTGEELAGYFDAGFDLG, encoded by the coding sequence ATGTTTTGGGGGCGTGGGCGAACCCTCTTTGGGATTTTCATTGTCAATACTTTTTTCACATTACTGACTCTTGGCCTGTATTCTTTTTGGAGGAGAGTGCGTATTCGCCAATTTTTGAGCAGCCAAACCAGTTTTGCTCACACTCGCTTTTCCTATCATGGGACACCGCAAGAATTATTAAAGGGCTGGTCAAAAGCATTTTTAATTTTTGGTCTTCCCTATGCTTTGCTGAGTCTCGTTCCCCTCATATGGGACCAGATTCCAATCTGGATTCCCAATGCCCTTGCAGCAACCATGGCCCTGTGTTTCATTCCTGTCGCTGTGGTCGGATCGCATCGTTATCGCTTGAGTCGAACTTCTCTGGGAACAATTCGTTTCTCCTTCCGGGGGCACGTGAAAGCCTATATGAAAATATGGATCCTGGGAACGGTACTGACCTTGTTGACTGCCGGCATCTATTATCCGTTTTTCGAAAATGCCAGACGAAAATTTCTCGTCACTCACACCTACTTTGGCAATCGCCCATTCACCTATTTCGGAACGGGAAGCGGACTCTTGAAAATCTATGCGAAAGCCCTTGCCCTCAGCATACTGATTGTGATCACACTCATCGGGACCAGCGCCGGACCCGAAGGCCTGTCAGTCTTCGCCCAATGGCCATCCGGTGGTTGGCGAGACCTCTTGTTCAATTCCATCTTCATCACCGGGATTCTCACACTGCTGCTACCGTGGTTTTATCTGCAGGTTGCCAAACAACGGTACCAATGGAATCATTCAGATTTTGGAGATGCGCATTTTCAATTTTCTGCCTCCACCTGGAATTTGGTGGAGTTGCGGATGACGAACTTCTTCATACTCATTCTTACCTTTGGATTAGCCTGGCCCTGGGTCCAGGTCAGGAATCTTCAATTTTTGTATTATCATCTCACCCTTCAAGGCCCTTTAGATTTTCAACGGATCGAACAGGAAGCCTTGGATGCTTCGCCCACCGGAGAAGAGCTTGCGGGATATTTTGACGCTGGTTTCGATCTGGGCTAA
- a CDS encoding ABC transporter ATP-binding protein: MSNPSPTLNHDSAHWLVQARGVVKSFGEGETRIPVLKGVDLNVARGEVLLLVGPSGSGKTTLLSVIAGILESDEGEVRILGESILELSASEKTKFRLDHLGFIFQQYHLLPTLTAVENAAVPLLIRGVAKHDALAQAEKVLGSMGMGARLAALPTRLSGGEQQRVAIARALVSDPQLLLCDEPTANLDGETGHRIVQQLHDIGKKHDRGVIIVTHDTRIFEFGDRIVHMEDGRVNQIQEGQETPV, from the coding sequence GTGAGTAATCCGTCTCCAACTCTCAATCATGATTCGGCTCACTGGCTGGTGCAGGCCAGGGGGGTGGTGAAATCGTTTGGGGAAGGAGAGACCCGGATCCCAGTCCTAAAGGGAGTGGATCTAAATGTCGCCCGTGGGGAAGTCTTGTTGCTGGTGGGGCCTTCAGGTAGCGGGAAAACGACGCTCTTGTCGGTGATTGCCGGTATTTTAGAAAGCGATGAGGGAGAGGTGAGAATTTTAGGCGAATCCATTCTGGAATTGTCCGCGTCTGAAAAAACGAAATTTCGCTTGGATCATCTCGGATTTATTTTCCAGCAATACCATCTATTACCCACCCTCACGGCGGTCGAAAATGCGGCTGTCCCGTTATTGATTCGGGGAGTAGCCAAACACGATGCCCTGGCTCAGGCGGAGAAGGTCCTTGGGAGCATGGGCATGGGAGCGCGCTTGGCCGCATTGCCAACCCGACTGTCGGGAGGGGAGCAGCAGCGGGTGGCGATTGCCCGAGCTTTGGTGAGTGATCCCCAGTTATTGCTGTGTGATGAACCGACGGCGAACCTGGATGGAGAGACGGGACACCGGATTGTCCAGCAATTACATGATATCGGGAAAAAGCATGATCGGGGGGTGATTATCGTGACGCACGATACCCGAATTTTTGAATTTGGCGATCGCATTGTCCACATGGAAGATGGACGAGTGAACCAGATCCAAGAAGGGCAGGAGACACCCGTTTAA
- a CDS encoding ABC transporter permease, with protein MNYVALKMLFGDRPKYLMLLAGLTFSTMLIVQQGSIFWGLMTWSQSGITNVNAPVWVTDSNINQVEEIKPLADTTVNLVRSVSGVEWAVPLYKGVQRARLRDGNYEQIALVGIESSTLIGRPGKVLDGKIEELRSPDAVAIDQLGVERLGGPENIHLGTTFEINDHRVRVVAIVQTQKSFQNFPFVYTTYERALSVTPEERRKLSYVLASPVSGVGPEELARRIHEQTGLGAFTEDQFGWKTIRWILQNTGIGVNFGTTVLLGFIVGMAISGQTFYLFTVENLPQFGALKAIGASTGMLARMILLQSFTVGSIGYGVGVGLATLFGLTAAGGGRLPFKETWPLLVGVGVALLLICAVSSVISIRKLAKLEPAIVFRG; from the coding sequence ATGAATTACGTTGCACTGAAAATGTTGTTTGGCGATCGCCCCAAATACCTCATGTTGCTGGCAGGGCTCACATTTTCCACGATGCTCATTGTTCAGCAGGGATCCATTTTCTGGGGGTTGATGACCTGGTCACAATCGGGCATCACCAATGTGAATGCCCCTGTGTGGGTTACCGATTCCAATATCAATCAAGTCGAAGAGATTAAACCGCTGGCTGATACGACGGTGAACCTGGTTCGAAGTGTTTCCGGGGTGGAATGGGCGGTTCCTCTCTATAAGGGCGTTCAGCGTGCGAGGCTGCGGGATGGGAACTATGAACAAATTGCTTTAGTCGGAATTGAATCCAGTACCTTAATTGGCCGACCCGGTAAGGTATTGGATGGCAAGATTGAAGAGCTACGCTCTCCTGACGCGGTCGCGATCGATCAATTAGGGGTGGAACGATTAGGTGGGCCCGAGAATATTCATCTCGGCACCACGTTTGAAATCAATGATCACCGTGTCAGAGTCGTGGCAATCGTGCAGACTCAAAAAAGTTTTCAAAACTTTCCCTTTGTTTACACCACCTACGAGCGAGCCTTGAGTGTGACACCCGAAGAACGGCGGAAGTTGTCGTATGTGCTTGCCAGTCCGGTGAGTGGAGTCGGTCCCGAAGAATTAGCCAGGCGTATTCATGAGCAAACCGGATTAGGCGCATTTACCGAAGACCAGTTTGGATGGAAAACCATTCGATGGATTCTACAAAACACCGGTATTGGCGTGAATTTTGGTACTACCGTCCTATTAGGATTTATTGTGGGGATGGCGATTTCCGGACAAACCTTTTATCTATTTACGGTCGAGAATCTGCCGCAGTTCGGCGCGCTGAAAGCGATAGGAGCTAGCACGGGTATGCTGGCGCGTATGATTCTTCTGCAAAGTTTTACCGTCGGGTCCATTGGATATGGAGTCGGTGTGGGATTGGCCACCCTGTTTGGATTGACCGCTGCAGGTGGAGGGCGGCTCCCCTTTAAAGAAACATGGCCTCTTCTCGTCGGAGTGGGCGTGGCGCTCCTGTTGATCTGTGCGGTATCGAGTGTGATTAGTATTCGAAAGTTGGCCAAACTTGAACCGGCGATTGTATTTCGGGGGTAG
- a CDS encoding efflux RND transporter periplasmic adaptor subunit, whose amino-acid sequence MVFRRLSFWIAVGGIILTIATLWGANKKVAPPPPMEAPPQNPYPVTVAAAGIIEAVNENVRIAPPVSGLVTEVSVTVADHVEQGDPLFQLDDRELRAQLQTKTDSLPSAAARIAEQEIRLRDLHDQLKRLQSVTDRRAVSEDDVKRKWHETEGAKRALVRARADLHLARTERDEVQTLLNRLTVRAPRAGTILQVNVRAGEYATVNPIEPLILLGNTETLQVRADIDEVNAPLVVPGSPAVAYLKGFTDKSISLTFDRIEPYIVPKRSLTGENRERVDTRVLQVIYGFERPSFSVYVGQQVDVYIERSAVQVSGQDQSQWGKGAQQSDVSRPLSKAGETQ is encoded by the coding sequence ATGGTATTTCGACGTCTGAGCTTTTGGATCGCGGTGGGGGGCATTATTTTGACGATTGCGACGTTGTGGGGCGCCAATAAGAAAGTGGCTCCGCCTCCACCAATGGAAGCTCCTCCTCAGAATCCGTATCCAGTCACCGTGGCTGCGGCAGGCATTATTGAAGCGGTGAATGAAAATGTCCGGATCGCGCCTCCGGTCTCCGGTCTTGTGACGGAGGTGTCTGTCACGGTGGCGGATCATGTTGAGCAGGGAGATCCGTTGTTTCAGTTGGATGATCGGGAGTTGCGGGCACAATTGCAAACCAAGACTGATTCGCTCCCGTCTGCGGCGGCGCGGATCGCCGAGCAGGAGATCCGGCTTCGGGATCTCCATGACCAATTGAAGCGGCTTCAGTCGGTCACAGACCGTCGGGCGGTCAGTGAAGATGATGTGAAGCGAAAATGGCATGAGACGGAAGGAGCCAAGCGGGCGTTGGTTCGGGCAAGGGCTGATCTCCATTTGGCCCGAACGGAACGCGATGAAGTCCAAACGTTGTTAAATCGTCTCACCGTCCGGGCACCACGTGCGGGGACGATTCTTCAGGTCAACGTTCGGGCTGGTGAATATGCCACGGTGAATCCCATAGAGCCGCTCATCTTATTGGGAAATACGGAGACCCTACAGGTGCGGGCCGATATCGATGAGGTCAACGCGCCGTTGGTGGTGCCGGGAAGCCCGGCTGTGGCCTATCTCAAAGGGTTTACCGATAAGTCCATTTCTCTCACCTTTGATCGGATTGAGCCGTACATTGTGCCCAAACGTTCCCTCACTGGCGAAAATCGCGAGCGGGTCGACACCAGGGTGCTCCAGGTAATTTATGGATTTGAAAGGCCCTCGTTCTCGGTCTATGTTGGCCAACAAGTTGATGTCTATATTGAACGCTCTGCTGTTCAGGTCTCAGGACAGGACCAAAGCCAATGGGGGAAAGGGGCTCAGCAATCTGATGTCTCCCGTCCGTTGTCGAAGGCAGGTGAGACTCAATAA
- a CDS encoding toll/interleukin-1 receptor domain-containing protein, producing the protein MSGIFISYRREDSIAYASWLFDLLADRFGEKQIFMDIDTMKVGLDFMEQIEKAVQSCDVLIAVIGKTWVKIQDEEGLRRLDNPEDFVRVEIQAALERNIPVIPLLVGGAGMPKATDLPDPIAKLARRHAMNMSDERFRADATRLIEQISEYVTGAESEPPPEPESKVPEGMVLIPKGPFLYG; encoded by the coding sequence ATGTCGGGTATCTTCATCAGTTATCGACGAGAGGATAGTATTGCCTATGCCAGTTGGTTATTTGACCTGTTAGCGGACCGCTTCGGCGAAAAACAAATCTTTATGGACATCGATACGATGAAGGTTGGACTGGATTTTATGGAGCAAATCGAAAAGGCTGTCCAATCGTGTGATGTCCTGATTGCCGTCATCGGGAAGACATGGGTGAAGATACAAGATGAAGAAGGCCTCCGGCGATTAGACAATCCTGAGGATTTCGTTCGGGTCGAAATTCAGGCCGCGCTTGAGCGGAATATCCCGGTCATTCCGCTCCTTGTGGGTGGAGCGGGCATGCCAAAGGCTACGGATTTACCCGATCCGATCGCCAAATTGGCTCGACGGCATGCAATGAATATGAGCGATGAGCGCTTTCGCGCCGATGCCACTCGACTGATTGAACAGATCAGCGAATATGTGACTGGGGCTGAGTCTGAACCTCCGCCAGAACCGGAATCGAAAGTACCCGAGGGGATGGTCCTGATTCCCAAGGGGCCGTTTTTGTATGGTTAA
- a CDS encoding type III PLP-dependent enzyme: MTPKLEQFLAGRPETPFLALDLEQVRHKYLELQGEFPQAAIHYAVKANPAPEIIQLLATLGSRFDIASRYELDLCLSLGVPATWLSYGNTVKKEADIGYAFACGVRLFAFDSVAELEKLGRQAPGAGVQCRVLSQGKNADWPLSRKFGCDLAMAYELLIKSSDLGLKPLGVTFHVGSQQTDPQQWVEPMQQAAELYRQLRRQGLELEWVNIGGGLPATYQTTLQPFSHYAQTIQQALQQSFGIPSPQLMIEPGRFLVADAGIIQSEVILVSQKSREDVRRWVYLDIGKFGGLAETMDECIKYRLRTFRQGPTGPVILAGPTCDSADVLYEKTSYELPMDLAIGDRIEVLSAGAYTSSYASVGFNGFPPLRTYCL, from the coding sequence CTGACCCCAAAGCTTGAGCAATTTCTGGCCGGGCGTCCTGAGACACCGTTTTTAGCTCTTGATCTTGAGCAGGTACGACACAAGTATCTTGAGCTTCAAGGAGAGTTTCCCCAGGCAGCGATCCATTATGCCGTGAAAGCCAATCCCGCCCCGGAAATCATTCAACTATTAGCGACGCTGGGCTCCCGCTTTGATATTGCAAGCCGTTATGAACTGGATTTGTGTTTGTCTCTCGGGGTGCCGGCCACTTGGCTGTCGTATGGCAACACGGTTAAAAAAGAGGCGGACATTGGCTATGCTTTTGCCTGTGGGGTTAGACTCTTTGCTTTTGATAGTGTGGCCGAACTGGAAAAATTGGGGAGACAGGCGCCTGGTGCTGGAGTGCAATGTCGAGTCCTGAGCCAAGGGAAAAACGCGGATTGGCCTCTTTCTAGAAAATTCGGTTGTGACCTGGCCATGGCATATGAATTACTCATCAAAAGTAGTGATCTTGGGTTGAAACCGCTGGGTGTGACGTTCCATGTGGGGTCCCAACAAACCGATCCGCAGCAATGGGTCGAACCCATGCAGCAGGCAGCGGAATTGTATCGCCAATTGAGACGACAGGGTCTGGAGCTGGAATGGGTTAATATTGGCGGAGGATTGCCGGCTACCTACCAAACGACTCTTCAGCCATTTTCCCATTACGCTCAAACCATTCAACAGGCTCTACAGCAATCCTTTGGTATCCCATCCCCTCAACTGATGATTGAACCCGGGCGGTTTCTGGTGGCGGATGCGGGAATTATCCAGAGCGAAGTGATCCTGGTTTCTCAAAAATCTCGCGAAGATGTCCGGCGATGGGTGTACCTCGATATCGGAAAGTTTGGCGGTTTGGCTGAAACGATGGATGAATGTATAAAGTATCGCCTACGCACCTTCCGTCAGGGTCCAACGGGACCGGTGATATTGGCTGGCCCCACCTGTGACAGCGCAGACGTGTTATATGAAAAAACATCTTATGAGTTGCCCATGGATTTGGCGATCGGTGATCGAATCGAAGTCTTAAGCGCCGGCGCCTATACCAGCAGCTATGCGTCTGTGGGGTTTAATGGATTTCCACCCTTGCGGACCTACTGTCTCTAG
- a CDS encoding SUMF1/EgtB/PvdO family nonheme iron enzyme: MDIYPVTNDQYKAFMLANGYGSKKFWSEEGWAWKQENQVNSPKHWTESKWNKADHPVVGVSYYEAEAFASWAGKRLPTEQEWEKAARGNAGREYPWGNEFDTTKCNSYESGINATTPVTKYLQGVSPFGCFDMAGNVGEWCGSWYKQFPPQRVIRGGAWNDTPVYLRASFRYGSPVIFRGSYFGVRLALATP; this comes from the coding sequence ATGGATATCTATCCGGTGACGAATGATCAATACAAGGCGTTCATGCTGGCCAATGGCTATGGCTCCAAAAAATTTTGGTCGGAAGAGGGGTGGGCCTGGAAGCAGGAAAATCAGGTGAATAGCCCGAAGCATTGGACTGAATCCAAATGGAACAAAGCCGACCATCCCGTTGTGGGTGTCAGTTACTATGAGGCGGAAGCCTTTGCCTCCTGGGCGGGCAAGCGATTGCCCACAGAACAAGAGTGGGAGAAAGCCGCGCGCGGGAATGCTGGTCGGGAGTATCCCTGGGGCAATGAATTCGATACGACTAAATGCAATTCCTATGAATCAGGTATTAATGCGACCACCCCGGTTACGAAATATTTGCAGGGCGTGAGTCCATTTGGCTGTTTTGACATGGCCGGAAATGTGGGGGAATGGTGTGGAAGCTGGTATAAGCAATTCCCTCCACAGCGTGTGATCCGGGGCGGTGCCTGGAACGATACTCCGGTGTACTTGCGTGCATCGTTCCGGTACGGGAGCCCCGTCATCTTCCGGGGCAGTTATTTCGGCGTTCGTCTTGCCCTGGCCACTCCCTAA